A genome region from Myroides fluvii includes the following:
- a CDS encoding superoxide dismutase: protein MKINLQLPELPYQKSALTPLITEETFDYHYGKHHATYVNNVQELVKDSALAEQSIEDLILHGYKTHDAVLFNNAAQHWNHTFFWHCLAPDGGQHPTGKIAELILRDFGSFEQFKQQFSTTAAKLFGCGWAWLAQNDEGILEIIPMKEANTPLTLNKTPLLTLDVWEHAYYIDYRNARPKFIESFWEVVNWDFANQNLK, encoded by the coding sequence ATGAAAATCAACTTACAATTACCTGAATTACCGTATCAAAAAAGTGCCTTAACCCCTTTAATTACGGAAGAAACTTTTGATTATCACTATGGGAAACACCATGCGACTTACGTAAATAACGTACAGGAGTTAGTGAAAGACAGTGCCCTTGCTGAACAATCAATTGAAGATCTTATTTTACACGGATACAAAACCCATGATGCTGTCCTCTTCAACAATGCTGCACAACATTGGAATCACACTTTTTTCTGGCATTGTTTAGCTCCTGATGGCGGTCAGCATCCAACTGGAAAAATTGCGGAACTCATCCTTCGTGATTTTGGAAGTTTTGAACAATTTAAACAACAGTTTTCAACTACAGCAGCTAAACTATTTGGCTGTGGATGGGCTTGGTTGGCACAAAATGACGAGGGAATACTTGAAATTATTCCGATGAAAGAAGCCAATACTCCGTTAACCCTAAACAAAACACCTCTTTTAACACTTGATGTTTGGGAACATGCTTATTACATCGATTATAGAAATGCGAGACCCAAGTTTATTGAAAGCTTTTGGGAGGTAGTGAATTGGGATTTTGCAAATCAAAACTTAAAATAA
- a CDS encoding bestrophin family protein: MIVRDKKHILQMLFIWKGSVLRKIAPTLLAIFLFSWLVYWSHYFFPDVIIPLNVGAFALVGISLAIFLGFCNSAAYDRYWEGRKQWGSLVIHSRSLAFQLLHFIKEDGQFALKDKQKGIQLIIAFCYALNKQLRNKTDLAVVRSYLTEEMYQEMMTKRFKPAFLLSELTKWVNEQHQAGRIDSITQARMDQNLEQLSMVLGACERIVHTKIPFVYFVILHRTVYAYSFLLPFGLIDLIVWTMPFFVTFVAYTFIALDAVVAEIAEPFGEEENDLALDQMCGNIAYSLSEISDLPLPALVLPDENYIVK; this comes from the coding sequence ATGATAGTTAGAGACAAAAAGCATATCCTTCAAATGCTTTTTATTTGGAAAGGATCTGTTTTGAGAAAAATTGCACCGACTTTGTTGGCTATTTTTCTTTTTTCTTGGTTGGTCTATTGGAGTCATTACTTTTTTCCGGATGTTATTATTCCTTTAAACGTGGGAGCCTTTGCTCTAGTCGGAATTTCCTTAGCCATCTTTTTGGGTTTTTGTAATAGTGCGGCTTATGATCGCTATTGGGAAGGGCGAAAGCAATGGGGGAGTTTAGTGATCCACAGTCGATCGTTGGCTTTTCAATTGCTTCATTTTATCAAAGAAGACGGGCAATTTGCGCTAAAAGATAAGCAAAAGGGGATTCAGCTGATAATTGCTTTTTGTTATGCACTCAATAAACAATTGAGAAATAAAACAGATTTGGCCGTTGTTCGTTCCTATTTAACGGAAGAGATGTATCAAGAGATGATGACCAAGCGCTTTAAGCCCGCTTTTTTATTGAGCGAATTAACCAAATGGGTGAATGAACAGCACCAAGCTGGGCGAATAGACTCCATCACACAAGCGCGCATGGATCAAAATTTAGAACAACTATCGATGGTATTAGGGGCGTGTGAACGCATTGTGCATACCAAAATTCCGTTTGTTTACTTTGTTATCTTACACCGTACGGTTTATGCATACAGCTTTCTACTTCCTTTTGGATTGATTGATTTGATTGTATGGACTATGCCTTTCTTTGTGACGTTTGTCGCCTATACTTTCATCGCTTTGGATGCCGTAGTCGCAGAAATAGCAGAGCCTTTTGGCGAAGAGGAAAACGATTTAGCCTTGGATCAAATGTGTGGCAATATCGCTTATTCCCTTTCGGAAATTTCAGATTTACCTCTGCCTGCCTTGGTCTTGCCAGATGAGAATTATATTGTCAAATAG
- a CDS encoding 2OG-Fe(II) oxygenase: MGDFEVNSFYELIIHDLVNRGYSVVDCFFTEKEIDLLRANFFMKQDLQQFKKAAIGQASEEQIVEEVRGDFILWLNEQTPDEVEAMYFEKMNEFIAYVNRTCFLGIKEGEFHYASYPVGTGYQRHLDVFHKDTRRTLSVVLYLNENDWTPANGGELVLFLSDEEGNEREEIVYALPGRLVIFDSKSIEHEVRTVHKPRYSITGWLKTR; this comes from the coding sequence ATGGGTGACTTTGAAGTAAATTCATTTTATGAGTTAATAATACACGATTTAGTAAATCGCGGTTACTCCGTGGTCGATTGTTTTTTTACAGAAAAAGAAATAGACCTTTTACGGGCTAATTTTTTTATGAAGCAAGATTTACAGCAGTTTAAAAAAGCGGCCATTGGGCAAGCAAGTGAAGAGCAAATAGTAGAAGAGGTAAGAGGCGATTTTATTTTGTGGCTCAATGAACAGACACCCGATGAGGTAGAGGCGATGTATTTTGAAAAGATGAATGAATTTATCGCTTATGTCAATCGCACTTGTTTCTTGGGAATTAAAGAAGGAGAGTTTCACTATGCCAGTTATCCAGTAGGAACCGGATATCAGCGTCATTTGGATGTATTTCACAAAGATACCCGTCGTACCTTGTCCGTTGTATTGTATTTAAACGAGAATGATTGGACCCCTGCTAATGGTGGAGAACTAGTGCTGTTCTTATCCGACGAAGAAGGAAATGAACGAGAGGAAATCGTCTATGCTCTTCCTGGGCGATTGGTTATTTTTGATAGTAAATCCATCGAACACGAAGTTCGAACGGTACACAAACCCCGCTATAGTATTACGGGTTGGTTGAAAACAAGATAA
- a CDS encoding LysR substrate-binding domain-containing protein, whose protein sequence is MFDFRLKVFYTVAKRESFTKAAKELLISQPAVSKHIREIESHYQTKLFVRDGITIRLTESGQLLYTYAEDIFSTYRNLEFDMHALNAKMDGNLRIGASTTVSQYVLPPLLAEFRGKVHDIHLDVLSENSAVIEQLLLSKNIDVGIVEGCSKNPQIKYIDFIDDEIVLVCRLENPKFKTGVIEPQELKEYAFLLREAGSGTLDVIESNLNQVGISLNQLRNEMNFSSTESIKMYLKHSDSFAFLSIHAILKELKYNELVVVDINGLDIRRKFSIVQRQGQESALVELFIRFIKSYNLKL, encoded by the coding sequence ATGTTTGATTTTCGGTTGAAGGTTTTTTATACGGTTGCCAAAAGAGAAAGCTTTACGAAGGCAGCCAAAGAGCTGTTGATTTCACAACCGGCTGTATCCAAGCATATTCGAGAAATTGAATCCCATTATCAAACCAAGTTATTTGTGCGAGATGGCATTACTATTCGCTTAACCGAATCAGGGCAATTGCTTTATACCTATGCTGAAGATATATTCTCCACTTATCGCAATTTAGAGTTTGACATGCATGCCTTGAATGCAAAAATGGATGGAAACTTGCGCATTGGAGCGAGTACCACCGTATCTCAATATGTTTTACCACCACTTTTAGCGGAATTCAGAGGGAAAGTACACGATATTCATTTGGATGTATTATCTGAAAACTCAGCCGTTATCGAGCAGTTGTTATTGAGTAAAAATATAGATGTCGGCATTGTGGAGGGATGTTCCAAAAATCCACAAATTAAATACATTGACTTCATTGACGATGAGATTGTTCTGGTTTGTCGATTAGAGAATCCTAAGTTTAAAACGGGAGTGATTGAACCGCAGGAATTGAAAGAGTACGCTTTTTTGTTGAGAGAAGCAGGGTCGGGAACTTTGGATGTTATTGAAAGCAATTTAAATCAAGTGGGCATCTCGCTCAATCAATTGCGCAATGAAATGAATTTCTCTAGTACTGAGAGTATTAAAATGTACCTGAAACATTCCGATAGCTTCGCTTTTCTTTCGATTCACGCCATTCTCAAGGAATTAAAGTATAATGAATTGGTCGTTGTCGATATTAACGGATTGGATATTCGCAGAAAGTTCAGCATTGTACAGCGCCAAGGGCAGGAGAGTGCCTTAGTAGAACTGTTTATTCGATTCATTAAATCATATAACCTAAAGTTATAG
- a CDS encoding YeiH family protein → MTLQNSNTALGSKIIFIGLAVLSLFPFISSATALVLGIIYAQIFENPYGKQTKKATGLLLKVAVVGLGFGMNIYSALAAGKDGFVLTIFSIFLTLVLGFGIGKLLKIDKKISYLISSGTAICGGSAIAAVSPVIDADEKQISVALGIVFVLNSIALIIFPPIGHALGLSQVDFGLWSAIAIHDTSSVVGAAAKYGDEALEVATTVKLARALWVIPVAFLSTMLFKNKGSKVKIPYFIGLFILAMLANSYIPFIQPLGPYIVEVSKAALTLTLFLIGTSLSFRTVKNVGAKPFIEGVLLWVFISVSSLAYILYV, encoded by the coding sequence ATGACCCTACAAAATAGTAATACAGCCCTAGGAAGTAAAATCATTTTCATCGGTTTGGCCGTTTTGAGTTTATTTCCCTTTATCTCATCCGCTACAGCTTTAGTCTTGGGGATTATATACGCCCAGATTTTTGAAAATCCTTATGGCAAACAAACGAAAAAAGCGACGGGATTACTGCTAAAGGTCGCCGTGGTAGGTTTGGGCTTTGGTATGAATATTTACAGCGCTTTAGCCGCGGGAAAAGACGGATTTGTTTTGACCATTTTTTCCATTTTCTTAACCCTTGTATTGGGATTTGGAATAGGAAAACTCCTTAAAATAGACAAGAAAATATCCTATTTGATTTCATCGGGAACTGCTATCTGTGGAGGTAGTGCGATTGCTGCTGTATCTCCTGTTATTGATGCAGATGAAAAACAAATTTCCGTGGCCCTGGGGATTGTTTTTGTCTTGAATTCTATCGCCTTGATTATTTTTCCTCCAATTGGACATGCATTGGGGTTGAGTCAGGTGGATTTTGGGCTATGGTCAGCGATTGCCATTCACGATACAAGTTCTGTAGTAGGTGCAGCCGCAAAATATGGTGATGAAGCCTTAGAAGTCGCTACAACGGTTAAATTAGCCCGTGCCTTATGGGTGATTCCGGTTGCCTTTTTGTCGACGATGCTTTTCAAAAACAAAGGATCAAAGGTAAAAATACCCTACTTCATTGGGTTGTTTATCCTTGCCATGCTAGCTAATTCGTATATCCCTTTTATTCAACCTTTAGGCCCTTATATTGTAGAAGTATCCAAAGCCGCTTTGACGCTAACGCTCTTTTTAATCGGTACGTCATTATCCTTTAGAACCGTGAAAAACGTAGGCGCAAAACCCTTTATTGAAGGTGTCTTGTTGTGGGTGTTTATTTCGGTAAGTTCCTTAGCGTATATCTTATATGTATAG
- a CDS encoding acyl-CoA carboxylase subunit beta, translating to MDINFNKNEDHNKLLLSDLKRKLAKVKLGGGEKRIEKLHQQGKMTARERIDYLLDPKTNSIEIGAFAGDEMYEEHGGCPSAGVVVKIGYIKGKQCIVVANDATVKAGAWFPITGKKNLRAQEIAIENKLPIIYLVDSAGVYLPLQDEIFPDKEHFGRIFRNNAIMSSMGITQIAAVMGSCVAGGAYLPIMSDEALIVDKTGSIFLAGSYLVKAAIGESIDNETLGGATTHCEISGVTDYKAKDDKDALDTIKNIVDKIGDFDKAGYNRIAAKKPVADPNDIYGILPKSRAEQYDMMEIIKRLVDESEFEEYKAGYGQSLITGYARIDGWAVGIVANQRKVVKTKKGEMQFGGVIYSDSADKATRFIANCNQKKIPLVFLQDVTGFMVGSKSEHGGIIKDGAKMVNAVSNSVVPKFTVVVGNSYGAGNYAMCGKAYDPRLIFAWPSAELAVMGGAQAAKVLLQIEASSLKAKGQELSAEEEQKLFDTIKAKYDKQVSPYYAAARIWTDAIIDPLDTRKWISMGIEAANHAPIEKPFNLGVIQV from the coding sequence ATGGACATTAACTTCAATAAAAACGAAGATCACAACAAGTTATTGCTTTCAGATTTAAAACGAAAACTAGCAAAAGTTAAACTTGGTGGAGGTGAAAAACGAATTGAAAAATTACACCAACAAGGAAAAATGACGGCCAGAGAGCGCATTGACTATTTATTAGATCCTAAGACAAATAGTATAGAGATTGGTGCTTTTGCCGGAGATGAGATGTATGAAGAACACGGAGGATGTCCTTCTGCTGGTGTTGTAGTCAAAATAGGTTATATCAAAGGAAAACAGTGTATCGTCGTAGCGAATGATGCTACAGTAAAAGCGGGTGCTTGGTTTCCCATTACAGGAAAGAAAAATTTACGCGCACAAGAAATTGCGATAGAGAATAAACTACCTATTATCTATTTAGTAGATAGTGCGGGAGTATATTTACCCTTACAAGATGAGATTTTCCCTGACAAAGAGCACTTTGGAAGAATTTTCAGAAACAACGCCATCATGAGTAGCATGGGCATTACGCAAATTGCTGCTGTAATGGGGAGTTGTGTTGCAGGTGGAGCTTACTTACCTATTATGAGTGATGAGGCTTTAATCGTAGATAAAACAGGGAGTATTTTCTTAGCAGGAAGCTATTTGGTAAAAGCGGCAATTGGAGAAAGTATCGATAACGAAACCCTAGGTGGAGCGACAACGCATTGTGAAATTTCAGGTGTTACCGATTACAAAGCAAAAGACGATAAAGACGCTTTAGATACCATCAAAAATATTGTAGATAAGATTGGCGATTTTGACAAAGCGGGTTACAACCGAATTGCAGCGAAAAAACCAGTTGCTGATCCCAATGATATTTACGGTATTTTACCTAAATCGCGTGCGGAACAATACGATATGATGGAAATCATTAAACGCTTGGTTGATGAATCTGAATTTGAAGAATACAAAGCGGGATACGGTCAATCGTTAATTACGGGATACGCTCGTATTGATGGATGGGCTGTAGGAATCGTTGCCAACCAACGCAAGGTAGTCAAAACGAAAAAAGGAGAAATGCAGTTTGGGGGAGTTATCTATTCCGACTCTGCGGATAAAGCCACTCGTTTTATTGCCAATTGCAACCAAAAGAAAATTCCATTGGTTTTCTTACAAGACGTAACAGGGTTTATGGTAGGTTCTAAATCTGAACATGGAGGAATTATCAAAGATGGAGCAAAAATGGTGAACGCCGTTTCAAACTCTGTCGTTCCTAAATTTACGGTAGTAGTAGGAAACTCATACGGAGCAGGTAATTATGCAATGTGCGGAAAAGCGTATGATCCACGTCTAATCTTTGCGTGGCCAAGTGCGGAACTTGCGGTAATGGGAGGAGCACAAGCTGCAAAAGTATTGTTGCAAATTGAAGCTTCTTCTTTAAAAGCAAAAGGCCAAGAATTATCAGCGGAAGAAGAACAAAAATTATTCGATACGATTAAAGCGAAATACGACAAACAAGTTTCACCTTATTATGCTGCTGCTCGTATTTGGACCGATGCCATCATCGATCCATTAGATACGAGAAAGTGGATTTCTATGGGAATCGAAGCGGCGAATCACGCGCCTATCGAAAAACCATTCAACTTAGGTGTTATTCAAGTATAA
- a CDS encoding DUF47 domain-containing protein, with protein sequence MSLNNIFQFLVPKDKTFYPLFEQAAVKLKKLSETLNEAVNTPAKEREKLLKDVEVIKVEIEAIAQKTRIELGKNFITPFDREDIHSLITAVDDVADHLSDAASRMRLYQIDKITKPLRKLTEANLEACSEVYKGLLHLKDLKKLEELATVCKNISRLERKADKVFDKAVADIFENENNAIEIIKYKEVMVALETATDSCRDVANVLETVIVKYS encoded by the coding sequence ATGTCATTGAATAACATTTTTCAATTTTTAGTTCCAAAGGACAAAACGTTTTATCCTTTATTTGAACAAGCAGCTGTAAAGCTTAAGAAATTATCAGAAACGCTGAATGAGGCTGTGAATACACCAGCTAAGGAGAGAGAGAAATTACTTAAAGATGTTGAAGTAATTAAGGTGGAAATCGAAGCGATCGCACAAAAAACAAGAATTGAATTGGGAAAAAACTTTATCACTCCTTTTGATAGAGAAGATATTCACAGTTTAATTACTGCGGTTGATGATGTAGCGGATCATTTATCTGATGCTGCTTCTCGTATGAGATTGTATCAAATTGACAAAATTACAAAGCCTTTGCGCAAATTGACTGAAGCGAATTTAGAAGCTTGTAGTGAAGTGTACAAAGGACTATTACATTTGAAAGATTTAAAAAAGCTAGAAGAGTTAGCAACTGTATGTAAAAACATTTCGCGCTTAGAAAGAAAAGCGGATAAAGTTTTTGATAAGGCCGTAGCGGATATTTTTGAAAACGAAAATAACGCGATCGAAATTATAAAATACAAAGAGGTAATGGTGGCATTAGAAACGGCTACAGATAGTTGTAGAGACGTTGCTAATGTTTTAGAAACTGTTATCGTTAAATACTCTTAA
- a CDS encoding inorganic phosphate transporter, with protein MEFFTEILSNQSGIMLIIIIVLALGFDYINGFHDAANSIATIVTTRVLTPFQAVLWAAAFNFAAYFISLYIIGEFKIGNTIAKSVNENFISLEVIFAGLIAAIIWNLATWKLGIPSSSSHTLIGGFIGAAVAHAGGFSIDGVDVVEYSKVIPIFLFIFGAPLLGLILAYFITIAIMWICRNQNHYKCEKWFKRLQLVSSALFSLGHGGNDAQKVMGIIGAAVIFYHVNVDMDPDYLVEGVDTFKVFVEHWWWVPLASFLFIGLGTLSGGWKIVKTMGSKITKVTPLEGVAAETAGAVALYVTEHLGIPVSTTHTITGSIIGVGVTKRVSAVRWGVTINLLWAWILTIPVSAIIAMIVYYIVAAVV; from the coding sequence ATGGAATTTTTTACAGAAATATTGAGTAATCAAAGTGGGATAATGCTAATTATTATTATTGTATTAGCCCTGGGATTTGATTATATCAATGGTTTTCACGATGCCGCAAACTCAATTGCTACGATTGTAACAACACGAGTTTTAACGCCTTTCCAAGCAGTGCTTTGGGCTGCGGCTTTTAACTTTGCAGCTTATTTTATCTCCTTATACATTATTGGTGAATTTAAGATTGGTAATACCATCGCCAAATCCGTAAACGAGAACTTTATTAGCTTAGAAGTTATTTTTGCAGGTTTAATTGCTGCCATTATTTGGAACTTAGCCACTTGGAAGTTAGGTATTCCTTCTTCATCTTCTCACACCTTGATAGGTGGTTTTATCGGGGCTGCTGTTGCTCATGCTGGTGGTTTCTCAATCGATGGAGTAGATGTTGTGGAGTATTCTAAAGTAATTCCTATCTTCTTGTTTATTTTCGGTGCTCCTTTATTGGGTTTAATCCTCGCTTATTTTATCACCATCGCCATCATGTGGATTTGTAGAAATCAAAACCACTACAAATGTGAAAAGTGGTTTAAGCGCTTACAATTAGTTTCTTCTGCATTATTCTCTTTAGGACATGGAGGAAACGACGCCCAAAAAGTAATGGGTATTATTGGTGCTGCTGTAATCTTCTATCACGTTAATGTGGATATGGATCCTGATTATTTAGTAGAAGGAGTAGATACGTTTAAAGTGTTCGTAGAGCACTGGTGGTGGGTACCTTTAGCTTCTTTCTTATTCATTGGTTTAGGAACATTATCTGGTGGATGGAAAATCGTTAAAACAATGGGAAGTAAAATTACCAAGGTAACACCTCTAGAAGGAGTTGCAGCTGAAACAGCAGGTGCAGTTGCACTATACGTTACAGAACACTTGGGTATTCCCGTTTCAACAACACATACCATTACAGGTTCTATCATTGGAGTAGGTGTAACAAAACGCGTATCAGCAGTGCGTTGGGGAGTTACAATTAACTTATTATGGGCATGGATTTTGACCATCCCTGTATCGGCTATCATCGCTATGATTGTATATTATATTGTAGCTGCAGTAGTCTAA
- a CDS encoding L-type lectin family protein, with product MKTKIYYILGLYTLISFPFSVLYAQFPYHNQMISGDDFSPFSNSDKVDFKTYGAELTTKENQTKGFFLNDLVFANDRGFVLRFEYVMTGKGPGTPFGAGNGLALVLFDGSVDNPAMGASGSGIGYSYRKATSSGNAVNGLTKGMLSIGLDLYGDFKSRIINPEEFRNGIYTNGREGNHVTVRGQGDGLAGYPVLISQSVWDIGQRYQLDAETGAYSTTFDAPDNKGFSFKLRENERDNEMDSNVGFGHLSYRRVEVSMLPGKMNALSGFFLNVDIVHGSETSRVINSYFIQTNALLIYNEAQTNTVDALVMNHVVLPQTFRIGFIGATGSAYQKNIVRNISIYLPFSPSVKTVEVDQVCKDDATILDVLEHSVGFNSNLYSKGENLDDLGKKEYLDPYSFQFTTLVNGEFVKTTEPFIAVTSNGRYEYNPVTMQVEFVPKIGMVAKEDQVYFNIKNKKSIQGNTDLGGEQFRSNNAMIKLNFTYNCNDIIMVNGNSI from the coding sequence ATGAAGACTAAAATCTATTATATTCTTGGTTTATATACCTTGATTTCTTTTCCGTTTTCGGTGTTATATGCCCAGTTTCCCTATCATAATCAGATGATATCAGGGGATGATTTTAGCCCATTTTCAAATTCAGATAAAGTGGATTTTAAAACATATGGTGCTGAGTTAACTACCAAAGAAAATCAAACAAAAGGTTTTTTTCTGAATGATCTAGTGTTTGCAAACGATCGTGGCTTTGTTCTTCGTTTTGAATATGTTATGACTGGAAAGGGACCTGGAACACCTTTTGGTGCGGGAAATGGTCTTGCTTTGGTTTTATTTGATGGTAGTGTTGATAATCCTGCTATGGGAGCATCGGGATCGGGCATTGGATATAGTTATCGTAAGGCAACAAGTTCGGGAAATGCTGTTAATGGATTAACCAAGGGTATGCTAAGTATTGGACTTGATTTATACGGTGATTTTAAAAGTCGTATTATTAATCCAGAAGAATTTAGAAATGGAATCTATACTAATGGAAGAGAAGGGAATCATGTGACAGTTCGTGGTCAAGGAGATGGATTAGCAGGATATCCTGTATTGATTTCTCAAAGTGTTTGGGATATCGGCCAAAGATATCAACTAGATGCGGAAACAGGAGCATATTCAACGACCTTTGATGCTCCTGATAATAAAGGATTTTCGTTTAAGTTAAGAGAAAATGAACGTGATAATGAAATGGATAGCAATGTTGGTTTTGGACATCTTTCGTATAGAAGAGTCGAAGTAAGCATGTTGCCAGGCAAGATGAATGCGTTATCAGGTTTTTTTTTAAACGTTGATATTGTACATGGTAGTGAAACAAGTCGAGTAATAAACTCTTATTTTATTCAGACTAATGCACTTCTTATTTATAATGAAGCGCAAACCAACACTGTTGATGCATTGGTCATGAATCATGTTGTACTGCCGCAAACATTTAGAATTGGATTTATAGGGGCTACTGGATCGGCCTATCAGAAAAATATTGTTCGAAATATCAGTATTTACCTTCCCTTTTCTCCTTCAGTTAAAACAGTAGAAGTGGATCAAGTGTGTAAAGATGATGCTACCATACTTGATGTTTTGGAACATAGTGTAGGTTTTAATTCTAATTTGTATTCAAAAGGAGAAAACTTAGATGATTTAGGTAAAAAAGAATATTTAGATCCCTATAGTTTTCAATTTACAACTTTAGTCAATGGGGAATTTGTAAAGACAACTGAACCCTTTATTGCAGTAACAAGTAATGGGCGTTATGAATATAATCCAGTTACTATGCAAGTGGAATTTGTGCCTAAAATCGGGATGGTAGCAAAAGAAGATCAAGTTTATTTTAATATCAAAAATAAGAAAAGTATCCAAGGAAATACTGATTTAGGTGGTGAACAGTTTCGATCAAATAATGCCATGATAAAATTAAATTTCACATACAATTGCAATGATATTATTATGGTAAATGGTAACTCTATTTAA
- the metK gene encoding methionine adenosyltransferase translates to MAYYFTSESVSEGHPDKIADQISDALIDNFLAFDLESKVACETLVTTGQVILAGEVKSKTYLDVQQIARDVINKIGYTKSEYMFDGNSCGILSAIHEQSAEISQGVERASKEDQGAGDQGMMFGYASTETEDYMPLALDLSHKLLQELAVIRRENTAVTYLRPDAKSQVTLEYNDDNKPVRIVTIVLSTQHDDFIQAENASMEAKIAAEQAMQAKIKQDIIAVLIPRVLAKYPQYEYLFQNNEEIEYLINPTGVFIIGGPHGDTGLTGRKIIVDTYGGKGAHGGGAFSGKDPSKVDRSAAYATRHIAKNLVAAGVAEEVLVQVSYAIGIAKPTGIYVNTYGTSKVNLTDGEIAKKVSELFDLRPYFIETSLKLRNPIYSETAAYGHMGRKPQVVTKTFTRPGGETKQMEVELFTWEKLDRVADIKQAFQL, encoded by the coding sequence ATGGCTTATTACTTCACATCGGAATCTGTAAGTGAAGGACATCCTGATAAAATTGCAGATCAAATTTCAGATGCTTTAATTGACAATTTCTTGGCTTTTGATTTAGAATCAAAAGTAGCATGTGAGACTTTAGTTACTACAGGGCAAGTAATCCTTGCTGGGGAAGTAAAATCAAAAACCTATTTAGACGTACAACAAATTGCTCGCGATGTAATCAACAAGATTGGATATACGAAGAGTGAATATATGTTTGACGGTAATTCGTGTGGTATTTTATCAGCTATTCACGAACAATCGGCAGAAATCAGTCAAGGTGTTGAGCGCGCGAGTAAAGAAGATCAAGGAGCAGGTGATCAAGGAATGATGTTTGGTTACGCATCGACAGAAACGGAAGATTACATGCCGCTAGCCTTAGATTTATCGCATAAATTATTACAAGAATTAGCGGTAATCCGCCGAGAAAATACAGCCGTTACTTATTTGCGTCCAGACGCGAAGAGCCAGGTTACATTAGAGTATAATGACGACAATAAACCGGTTCGCATTGTAACGATTGTATTATCGACACAACACGATGATTTTATTCAAGCAGAAAATGCTAGTATGGAAGCTAAAATAGCTGCAGAGCAAGCCATGCAAGCTAAAATCAAACAAGATATCATCGCTGTTTTAATTCCTCGCGTATTGGCTAAATATCCGCAATATGAATATTTGTTCCAAAACAACGAAGAAATTGAATACTTAATCAACCCAACAGGTGTGTTCATCATTGGAGGACCACACGGGGATACTGGATTAACAGGAAGAAAAATTATCGTAGACACCTATGGAGGAAAAGGCGCGCATGGTGGTGGTGCTTTCTCAGGAAAAGATCCGAGTAAAGTTGACCGAAGTGCAGCTTATGCAACCCGTCACATTGCTAAAAACCTTGTTGCAGCAGGTGTTGCAGAAGAAGTATTGGTACAAGTTTCATACGCTATTGGTATTGCTAAACCAACGGGAATCTACGTTAATACCTATGGTACCTCAAAAGTAAACTTAACGGATGGTGAAATTGCGAAAAAAGTAAGTGAGTTATTTGATTTACGTCCTTACTTTATTGAGACAAGCTTAAAACTACGCAACCCAATCTACAGCGAAACAGCTGCTTATGGACACATGGGGCGCAAACCACAAGTGGTTACAAAAACCTTTACAAGACCAGGAGGAGAAACCAAACAAATGGAAGTTGAATTGTTTACTTGGGAAAAACTAGACCGAGTAGCCGATATTAAACAAGCTTTCCAATTATAA